One window of Acipenser ruthenus chromosome 52, fAciRut3.2 maternal haplotype, whole genome shotgun sequence genomic DNA carries:
- the LOC117433194 gene encoding meiotic recombination protein DMC1/LIM15 homolog, protein MKSAEDQVVEDEVAFQDDEESFFQDIDLLQKHGINVADIKKLKTVGICTVKGIQMTTRRALCNIKGLSEAKVDKIKEAANKLVEPGFLTAYEYSEKRKTVFHISTGSQEFDKLLGGGVESMAITEAFGEFRTGKTQLSHTLCVTAQLPGAAGYSGGKIIFIDTENTFRPDRLKDIADRFNVDQDAVLDNVLYARAYTSEHQMELLDFVAAKFHEEAGVFKLLIVDSIMALFRVDFTGRGELAERQQKLAQMLSRLQKISEEYNVAVFVTNQMTADPGAGMSFQADPKKPIGGHILAHASTTRISLRKGRGEMRIAKIYDSPDMPENEATFAITAGGVADAKE, encoded by the exons ATGAAATCAGCTGAAGACCAGGTGGTGGAGGATGAAGTGGCCTTCCAGGACGACGAG gagtcGTTTTTCCAGGACATCGATCTCCTGCAGAAACATGGAATT AACGTGGCTGACATCAAGAAGCTGAAGACGGTGGGGATCTGCACTGTCAAGGGCATCCAGATGACAACGCGCCGCGCTCTGTGCAACATCAAGGGGCTGTCCGAGGCCAAAGTAGACAAGATCAAAGAGGCAGCCAACAAGCTGGTG gagcCGGGGTTTCTGACAGCCTACGAGTACAGTGAGAAGAGGAAGACAGTGTTTCACATCTCCACAGGCAGCCAGGAGTTTGA CAAACTGTTAGGAGGGGGAGTTGAGAGCATGGCCATCACTGAGGCATTTGGAG AATTCCGGACAGGAAAGACGCAGCTCTCCCACACGCTGTGCG TGACGGCTCAGCTCCCTGGAGCAGCGGGATACTCCGGAGGGAAAATCATCTTCATCGACACGGAGAACACCTT CCGCCCTGATCGACTGAAGGACATCGCTGACCGATTCAACGTGGACCAGGACGCCGTGCTGGACAACGTGCTGTACGCGCGTGCCTACACCA GTGAGCACCAGATGGAGCTGCTGGATTTCGTAGCAGCGAAATTCCATGAAGAGGCCGGGGTCTTCAAACTGCTG ATAGTGGACTCGATCATGGCTCTGTTCCGTGTTGATTTCACGGGCCGGGGGGAGCTAGCGGAGAGGCAGCAGAAACTGGCTCAGATGCTGTCTCGTCTGCAGAAGATCTCTGAAG AATACAACGTGGCTGTGTTTGTGACCAATCAGATGACTGCAGACCCTGGTGCTGGGATGAG TTTCCAGGCGGATCCCAAGAAGCCGATTGGAGGACACATCCTGGCACACGCCTCCACAACACGTATCAGCCTGAGAAAGGGGCGGGGTGAGATGCGCATTGCCAAGATTTACGACAG